From Gimesia panareensis, the proteins below share one genomic window:
- a CDS encoding carboxypeptidase regulatory-like domain-containing protein: MYLAGKQAWCFLLGMLCLTLVGCGGAPSDQPDLGTVTGTVTMNDKPLPGVMVVFSPESGRSSMGLTNDAGEYELEYVGDTKGAKVGQHKISITTAQSDSSEESGGEEGGAPTKETIPPTYNTQTILSEEVKPGENIINFTLTSE, from the coding sequence ATGTATTTAGCAGGTAAACAGGCCTGGTGTTTCCTTTTGGGTATGCTATGCCTGACTCTCGTCGGTTGCGGCGGTGCTCCCAGCGACCAGCCCGACCTCGGAACGGTTACCGGAACCGTAACCATGAATGACAAACCACTGCCTGGAGTGATGGTCGTATTCAGCCCGGAAAGCGGACGTTCTTCCATGGGCCTGACCAATGATGCAGGAGAATACGAACTGGAATACGTGGGTGATACCAAAGGAGCCAAAGTCGGCCAGCATAAGATCAGTATCACGACCGCACAGTCCGACAGTTCTGAGGAATCCGGCGGAGAAGAGGGTGGTGCTCCCACAAAAGAGACGATTCCCCCCACTTACAATACCCAGACGATTCTGAGCGAAGAGGTCAAACCGGGTGAGAACATTATCAACTTCACACTCACCTCGGAATAA